The following is a genomic window from Rhododendron vialii isolate Sample 1 chromosome 9a, ASM3025357v1.
CTTCTTCTGAGCCTTCTTTTGAAATGGGTAGTGGAGCCAAAATTTCCCATCTACATGTTCCCCATCTCcatcatcaccatcaccatgGGAAGAAAGATATTCCCAAGGGGTGCATAGCAGTTATGGTGGGTCAAGGAGAGGAGCAACAGAGGATCATAATCCCCGTGATTTACATCAATCATCCTCTGTTTATGAAGTTGTTGAAGGAAGCGGAGGAAGAGTACGGGTTTGATCACGAGGGACCCATCAATATTCCTTGCCACGTTGAGGAGTTTCGCCATGTACAGGGCTTGATTGATCAAGACAATtacctacaccaccaccaccaccacca
Proteins encoded in this region:
- the LOC131300478 gene encoding auxin-responsive protein SAUR32-like, with the protein product MGSGAKISHLHVPHLHHHHHHGKKDIPKGCIAVMVGQGEEQQRIIIPVIYINHPLFMKLLKEAEEEYGFDHEGPINIPCHVEEFRHVQGLIDQDNYLHHHHHHHHNHNHHLLCFRV